One window from the genome of Streptomyces sp. NBC_00708 encodes:
- a CDS encoding GH1 family beta-glucosidase — MNLVTPQAYAREIAAQAVPGLPAGFRWGVATAAYQIEGAAAEDGRTPSIWDTYCRVPGMVVRGENGDVACDHYHRMPEDVRLIADLGVDTYRFSLAWPRIQPGGRGPANAKGLDFYKRLVDELEARGVTPWITLYHWDLPQELEDAGGWPVRDTAYRFAEYAALAYDALGDRVKHWTTLNEPWCSAMLGYAYGNQAPGRQNFGEAVHAVHHLLLGHGLASQYLREQAAARGNELELGITLNLGTATPETDSHEDAEACRRADGMGARIYLDPVVKGSYPEDIVADLAAQGIELPVQDGDLEAISTPLDVLGVNFYRGSLFSGVTEDGATTDADGLPVTRQVERELPRTAMDWEITPSALTDLLVRLEKDYGLPTVITENGAAFDDTVSEDGEIHDADRTTYLADHIAAVAAARAEGADVRGYFAWSLMDNFEWSYGYDKRFGIVRVDYDTQVRTLKDSAKWYRDTIRLTRDAS, encoded by the coding sequence ATGAACCTCGTCACCCCCCAGGCCTACGCCCGCGAGATCGCCGCCCAGGCCGTACCCGGTCTGCCCGCCGGCTTCCGCTGGGGCGTCGCCACAGCCGCGTACCAGATCGAGGGCGCGGCGGCCGAGGACGGCAGGACGCCGTCCATCTGGGACACGTACTGCAGGGTGCCGGGCATGGTCGTCCGCGGTGAGAACGGTGACGTGGCGTGCGACCACTACCACCGGATGCCGGAGGACGTGCGGCTGATCGCGGACCTCGGCGTCGACACGTACCGCTTCTCGCTGGCCTGGCCGCGCATCCAGCCGGGCGGCCGGGGCCCGGCCAACGCCAAGGGCCTCGACTTCTACAAGCGCCTGGTCGACGAGCTGGAGGCCAGGGGCGTCACCCCCTGGATCACCCTCTACCACTGGGACCTGCCGCAGGAGCTGGAGGACGCGGGCGGCTGGCCGGTGCGTGACACCGCCTACCGCTTCGCCGAGTACGCGGCCCTCGCCTACGACGCGCTGGGCGACCGCGTGAAGCACTGGACGACGCTCAACGAGCCCTGGTGCTCGGCGATGCTCGGCTACGCCTACGGAAACCAGGCGCCCGGCCGGCAGAACTTCGGCGAGGCCGTCCACGCCGTGCACCACCTGCTCCTCGGCCACGGCCTCGCCTCGCAGTACCTGCGCGAGCAGGCCGCCGCCCGGGGCAACGAGCTCGAACTCGGCATCACCCTCAACCTGGGCACCGCAACGCCGGAGACCGACAGCCACGAGGACGCCGAGGCGTGCCGCCGCGCCGACGGCATGGGCGCCCGGATCTACCTGGACCCGGTCGTCAAGGGCTCCTACCCCGAGGACATCGTCGCCGACCTCGCCGCCCAGGGCATCGAACTGCCCGTCCAGGACGGCGACCTGGAGGCCATCTCCACCCCGCTGGACGTCCTCGGCGTCAACTTCTACCGGGGCTCGCTGTTCTCCGGCGTCACCGAGGACGGCGCGACCACCGACGCGGACGGGCTGCCCGTCACCCGGCAGGTGGAGCGCGAGCTGCCGCGCACCGCCATGGACTGGGAGATCACCCCCTCCGCCCTCACCGACCTGCTCGTCCGTCTGGAGAAGGACTACGGCCTCCCGACGGTCATCACGGAGAACGGCGCCGCGTTCGACGACACCGTCTCCGAGGACGGCGAGATCCACGACGCCGACCGCACCACCTATCTCGCCGACCACATCGCCGCCGTCGCCGCAGCCCGCGCCGAAGGGGCGGATGTGCGGGGCTACTTCGCCTGGTCGCTGATGGACAACTTCGAGTGGTCCTACGGCTACGACAAGCGGTTCGGCATCGTCCGCGTCGACTACGACACGCAGGTGCGGACGCTCAAGGACAGCGCCAAGTGGTACCGCGACACCATCCGGCTCACCCGCGACGCGTCATAG